A single window of Modestobacter italicus DNA harbors:
- a CDS encoding YhjD/YihY/BrkB family envelope integrity protein, whose product MQQLRASAGRLERTFPGRCLRTFLDLRGLDRAVVVSSQAFTALIPLLILVAAASTSGSTDVIGAGLVRRFRLEGDAASAVDRLFAQPADSSTGALSALLLVVSVLSLTRRLQAMYQLAWRLPPVRSVRAHVDTGLGLAVLVLGLGAVYLTRSLVGELPADRVLVPLASAGAGLLLWVTLPWLLLDRRVGWRRLLPVGVLMAVGTGVYGVVSTLTMPRMIESYSRRYGLFGITLALIGWLLVIALLLVATTVAAGELDRAQEPWARRLRRRLGVEPLATVPSPGPPERATVPPSATGGTAADPPPGH is encoded by the coding sequence GTGCAGCAGCTCCGCGCGTCGGCCGGCCGGCTGGAGAGGACCTTCCCCGGCCGGTGCCTCCGCACGTTCCTCGACCTCCGCGGTCTCGACCGGGCCGTCGTGGTGTCCTCGCAGGCGTTCACCGCGCTCATCCCGCTGCTGATCCTGGTGGCCGCGGCGTCGACGTCCGGCAGCACCGACGTCATCGGCGCCGGGCTGGTCCGCCGGTTCCGGCTGGAGGGGGACGCGGCCAGCGCGGTCGACCGGCTCTTCGCCCAGCCGGCCGACAGCAGCACCGGCGCGCTGAGCGCCCTCCTGCTGGTCGTCTCGGTCCTGTCGCTGACCCGCCGGCTGCAGGCGATGTACCAGCTCGCCTGGCGCCTGCCGCCGGTGCGCAGCGTCCGTGCCCACGTGGACACCGGGCTCGGGCTGGCCGTCCTCGTGCTGGGCCTCGGCGCGGTGTACCTGACCCGGTCGCTCGTCGGGGAGCTGCCGGCCGACCGGGTGCTCGTGCCCCTCGCCTCCGCCGGTGCCGGTCTCCTCCTCTGGGTGACGCTGCCGTGGCTGCTGCTGGACCGGCGGGTCGGCTGGCGGAGGCTGCTGCCGGTGGGGGTGCTGATGGCCGTGGGCACCGGCGTCTACGGCGTCGTGTCGACCCTCACCATGCCGCGGATGATCGAGTCCTACAGCCGCCGGTACGGGCTGTTCGGGATCACGCTCGCGCTCATCGGGTGGCTGCTCGTCATCGCGCTCCTCCTCGTCGCCACCACGGTGGCCGCCGGTGAGCTGGACCGGGCGCAGGAACCGTGGGCCCGGCGTCTCCGGCGGCGGCTGGGCGTCGAGCCGCTCGCGACGGTCCCGTCCCCGGGCCCGCCGGAGCGGGCGACGGTGCCCCCGTCCGCCACGGGTGGGACGGCGGCGGACCCTCCTCCCGGGCACTGA
- a CDS encoding DUF6328 family protein, with product MRRRAASDAQPPPATSGPFGHSPAVRSAESRGETIDQVLDRNLNELLQELRVAFTGVQILFGFLLSLSFTQRFQELDDFGLTVYTVTLLTTALATVLLIAPVSFHRLVFRRRQKAALVLVGDRFLIIGLGLLAPAICGALLLILDVALGRWQAVLGSSLTALTGLLTWYALPLAVRRNGPGVAPED from the coding sequence GTGAGGCGGCGGGCCGCGTCCGACGCCCAACCGCCCCCGGCCACCAGCGGGCCGTTCGGCCACTCCCCGGCCGTCCGCAGCGCCGAGTCCCGGGGCGAGACCATCGACCAGGTCCTGGACCGCAACCTCAACGAACTCCTGCAGGAGCTGCGGGTCGCCTTCACCGGGGTGCAGATCCTCTTCGGCTTCCTGCTCAGCCTGAGCTTCACCCAGCGGTTCCAGGAGCTGGACGACTTCGGCCTGACCGTCTACACGGTGACGCTGCTGACCACGGCCCTGGCGACCGTCCTGCTGATCGCCCCGGTGTCGTTCCACCGCCTGGTGTTCCGACGGCGGCAGAAGGCCGCGCTCGTCCTCGTCGGCGACCGGTTCCTGATCATCGGCCTCGGGCTCCTGGCCCCGGCCATCTGCGGCGCGCTGCTGCTGATCCTCGACGTCGCCCTCGGTCGCTGGCAGGCAGTGCTGGGCAGCTCGCTGACCGCGCTGACCGGCCTGCTGACCTGGTACGCGCTCCCGCTGGCCGTGCGCCGCAACGGCCCAGGGGTGGCACCGGAGGACTGA
- a CDS encoding diacylglycerol/lipid kinase family protein — protein MESSPARRWWARAALVLVVLSGAVLLVFAERRGLWLLLLTAAAAVVVVAAAFWFLQQRGVLRWVALAVVVGVPLAVLVLFVAQRLLWVALLALALWAVAVLAGRAALRPDHAAWSLPVVDAPDALRPFVVMNPRSGGGKVTRFGLQQRAEHLGAEVALIDRPGTDVQQLARDALARGADLLGVAGGDGTQALVAQVAAEHDVPFLVISAGTRNHFALDLGLDREDPTGCLAALRDGVEARIDLGEINGRPFVNNASFGAYAEIVDDPAYREEKRGTALDALPDLLSGRRGAHLTGDVDGLVVDGAQALLVSNNPYEATDLAGMGRRARLDRGVLGVVAVRVGSVRQAPFSAARGPPPRRADGPGPRGRRPRGHPDRAGRRRRGVRAPVRPGALHRPPRRPAGPAAPGAARRPAARCAAGLGLALGAGARAPADLPPRRRRGRRPPAGAAGGRGAPPSASQPGAGRGGRRSPARRTGRPDTARPPPLSGAATPGAAQLPVVVSCRPPGSPEVRRCPGLPPSGPPG, from the coding sequence ATGGAGTCCTCGCCCGCCCGGCGGTGGTGGGCCCGGGCAGCACTCGTGCTGGTCGTGCTCTCCGGCGCCGTCCTGCTCGTGTTCGCCGAGCGGCGCGGCCTCTGGCTGCTGCTGCTGACCGCCGCGGCGGCGGTCGTGGTGGTCGCCGCCGCCTTCTGGTTCCTCCAGCAGCGGGGGGTGCTCCGCTGGGTCGCGCTGGCCGTCGTCGTCGGCGTGCCGCTGGCCGTGCTCGTGCTCTTCGTCGCGCAACGGCTGCTGTGGGTGGCCCTGCTCGCCCTGGCGCTGTGGGCGGTGGCGGTCCTCGCCGGCCGGGCCGCGCTGCGCCCCGACCACGCCGCCTGGTCGCTCCCGGTCGTCGACGCCCCGGACGCCCTGCGCCCCTTCGTCGTGATGAACCCGCGCTCGGGCGGCGGCAAGGTCACCCGGTTCGGCCTGCAGCAACGGGCCGAGCACCTCGGCGCGGAGGTCGCCCTCATCGACCGGCCGGGCACCGACGTGCAGCAGCTCGCCCGCGACGCCCTCGCCCGCGGCGCGGACCTGCTCGGCGTGGCGGGCGGGGACGGCACCCAGGCGCTGGTCGCGCAGGTGGCCGCCGAGCACGACGTGCCCTTCCTGGTGATCAGCGCGGGCACCCGCAACCACTTCGCCCTGGACCTCGGGCTGGACCGGGAGGACCCGACGGGGTGCCTCGCGGCGCTCCGCGACGGGGTGGAGGCGCGCATCGACCTCGGAGAGATCAACGGCCGGCCCTTCGTGAACAACGCGTCCTTCGGTGCCTACGCCGAGATCGTCGACGACCCCGCCTACCGCGAGGAGAAGCGCGGCACCGCGCTGGACGCGCTGCCCGACCTGCTCAGCGGCCGGCGCGGCGCCCACCTGACCGGGGACGTCGACGGCCTCGTCGTCGACGGGGCGCAGGCGCTGCTGGTCAGCAACAACCCCTACGAGGCCACCGACCTGGCCGGCATGGGGCGGCGGGCCCGGCTCGACCGCGGGGTGCTCGGGGTGGTCGCCGTCCGGGTCGGCAGCGTGCGGCAGGCCCCTTTTAGTGCTGCGCGGGGCCCACCGCCGCGGCGTGCTGATGGCCCAGGGCCGCGAGGTCGTCGTCCGCGCGGACACCCCGACCGTGCCGGTCGGCGTCGACGGGGAGTCCGTGCACCTGTCCGCCCCGGTGCGCTGCACCGTCCGCCCCGGCGCCCTGCGGGTCCGGCTGCCCCGGGAGCGGCCCGGCGTCCGGCCGCCCGCTGCGCGGCTGGACTGGGCCTCGCTCTGGGCGCTGGCGCTCGGGCGCCCGCTGACCTCCCACCGCGACGGCGGCGAGGTCGCCGGCCGCCCGCCGGTGCCGCCGGAGGCCGGGGTGCACCCCCGTCCGCGTCGCAGCCCGGAGCAGGGCGCGGCGGACGGCGCTCCCCGGCCCGCCGGACCGGCCGGCCGGACACCGCGCGGCCACCGCCGCTGAGCGGAGCCGCCACCCCCGGCGCCGCGCAGCTGCCGGTGGTCGTCAGCTGCCGTCCTCCCGGGTCCCCGGAGGTGCGACGGTGTCCGGGCCTGCCGCCGTCCGGTCCTCCGGGCTGA
- a CDS encoding SulP family inorganic anion transporter — MSLVPPGLQWVRAYRRAWLPRDIGAGVVLTTLLVPQGMAYAELAGLPPITGLYTSIMCLLGYALFGPSRILVLGPDSALGPMIAATTLPLLVADGDPERAVALASVLALMVGAIMVVAGLGKLGFIADLLSQPTMTGYMNGLAVTILVGQLPKLLGFSVDADGLVGEVVGVVEGVADGAVVPAAAAVGVGGIVLVLALQRWTPKLPAVLVMVVLAIVASSALDLAEHGVSLVGVLPQGFPPLTVPTVGWSDLAPLAAGAAAIALVSLADTISTASSFAQRSGQDVHGSQEMVGIGAANLAAGFFQGFPVSTSASRTAVAERAGSRTQLTGVVGALLIVAMIVLVPGLFRDLPQAALAAVVITAAVSLADVPATARLWRQRRVDFGLSIAAFAGVALLGVLPGIGIAVGLSVLDVFRRTWWPYQTSLGRVDGLAGYHDLRSYPGASRLPGLVLYRFDAPLIFANAKTFRDEVIRLARSDPPPEWIVVAAEPITDVDTTAADVLHALDHLLDERGQSLVFAELKDPVRAKLERYGLTDAISADHFFPTVGTAVEAFRARTDARWVVPDPTGALPPPHDPGTPPVPRLSPEDRTAAGPDTVAPPGTREDGS, encoded by the coding sequence ATGTCGCTCGTCCCGCCCGGACTGCAGTGGGTGCGGGCCTACCGCCGGGCGTGGCTGCCCCGGGACATCGGCGCCGGCGTCGTCCTGACCACCCTGCTGGTGCCGCAGGGGATGGCCTACGCCGAGCTGGCCGGTCTGCCACCGATCACCGGTCTGTACACCTCGATCATGTGCCTGCTCGGCTACGCGCTGTTCGGTCCGTCGCGGATCCTGGTCCTCGGCCCGGACTCCGCGCTCGGGCCGATGATCGCGGCGACGACGCTGCCGCTGCTCGTCGCCGACGGGGACCCGGAGCGGGCGGTCGCGCTGGCGTCGGTGCTGGCGCTGATGGTCGGCGCGATCATGGTGGTGGCGGGCCTCGGGAAGCTGGGCTTCATCGCCGACCTGCTCTCGCAGCCGACGATGACCGGCTACATGAACGGCCTCGCGGTGACCATCCTCGTCGGTCAGCTGCCCAAGCTGCTCGGCTTCTCGGTGGACGCCGACGGCCTGGTCGGTGAGGTCGTCGGTGTGGTCGAGGGGGTGGCCGACGGCGCGGTCGTACCGGCCGCGGCCGCCGTCGGGGTGGGCGGGATCGTGCTCGTGCTCGCCCTCCAGCGGTGGACGCCGAAGCTGCCGGCCGTGCTGGTGATGGTGGTGCTGGCCATCGTCGCGTCGAGCGCCCTGGACCTGGCCGAGCACGGGGTGAGCCTGGTCGGGGTGCTGCCCCAGGGCTTCCCGCCGCTGACCGTGCCGACCGTCGGGTGGTCCGACCTCGCACCGCTGGCCGCCGGGGCCGCGGCGATCGCGCTGGTCTCGCTGGCGGACACCATCTCGACCGCGTCGTCGTTCGCCCAGCGCAGCGGCCAGGACGTGCACGGCAGCCAGGAGATGGTGGGCATCGGCGCCGCGAACCTCGCTGCCGGGTTCTTCCAGGGGTTCCCGGTGAGCACCAGCGCCTCCCGCACCGCGGTCGCCGAGCGCGCGGGCTCGCGGACGCAGCTGACCGGCGTGGTGGGTGCGCTGCTCATCGTGGCGATGATCGTGCTGGTGCCGGGGCTGTTCCGGGACCTGCCGCAGGCGGCGCTGGCGGCGGTGGTCATCACCGCGGCGGTGTCGCTGGCCGACGTCCCGGCCACCGCACGGCTCTGGCGGCAGCGCAGGGTGGACTTCGGCCTGTCGATCGCCGCCTTCGCCGGCGTCGCCCTGCTGGGCGTGCTGCCCGGCATCGGCATCGCGGTCGGGTTGTCCGTCCTGGACGTGTTCCGCCGCACCTGGTGGCCCTACCAGACCTCGCTCGGCCGGGTCGACGGCCTGGCCGGCTACCACGACCTCCGCTCGTACCCCGGCGCGAGCCGGCTCCCGGGCCTGGTGCTGTACCGGTTCGACGCCCCGCTGATCTTCGCCAACGCCAAGACGTTCCGCGACGAGGTCATCCGGCTGGCCCGGTCGGACCCGCCGCCGGAGTGGATCGTGGTCGCCGCCGAGCCGATCACCGACGTGGACACCACGGCCGCCGACGTCCTGCACGCGCTGGACCACCTGCTCGACGAACGGGGGCAGTCGCTGGTGTTCGCCGAGCTCAAGGACCCGGTCCGCGCCAAGCTCGAGCGGTACGGGCTCACCGACGCCATCTCCGCGGACCACTTCTTCCCGACCGTCGGCACCGCCGTCGAGGCGTTCCGGGCGCGCACCGACGCCCGGTGGGTCGTCCCCGACCCGACCGGGGCCCTGCCGCCGCCGCACGACCCGGGCACCCCACCGGTGCCCCGGCTCAGCCCGGAGGACCGGACGGCGGCAGGCCCGGACACCGTCGCACCTCCGGGGACCCGGGAGGACGGCAGCTGA
- a CDS encoding STAS domain-containing protein — MDASGPRTSQVTVGRQLVAGRAAEIHSVVDEALRTDPAVLRLRLHEVELFDAAGVGLLLRLQAQARRQGTDLVCSGPPRRLVAVLHRTGAVHLLTVVA; from the coding sequence GTGGACGCCTCCGGACCGCGGACGTCGCAGGTCACCGTCGGCCGGCAGCTGGTGGCCGGGCGCGCCGCGGAGATCCACTCGGTCGTGGACGAGGCGCTGCGGACGGACCCCGCCGTGCTCCGGCTGCGCCTGCACGAGGTGGAGCTCTTCGACGCCGCCGGGGTGGGCCTGCTGCTGCGGCTGCAGGCCCAGGCGCGCCGGCAGGGCACCGACCTGGTCTGCAGCGGGCCGCCCCGCCGGCTGGTCGCCGTGCTGCACCGGACCGGGGCCGTGCACCTGCTCACCGTGGTGGCCTGA
- a CDS encoding formylglycine-generating enzyme family protein has protein sequence MPTSPALLTPRRLGELREVPGGEFVMGSDEHYPEERPAHVVAVPAFALETHPVTNAEFRRFVTATGHLTVAETPLAPADFPDLEPDQLVPGSLVFTPPPGPVPLDDWQRWWRWVPGADWRHPGGPGSTLDGLERHPVVHVGWEDALAYAAWAGRRLPTEAEWERAARGGAPPTVYAWGVEARPRGRAMANTWEGRFPWENTSPAGRTRTSPVGVYPANGYGLVDMIGNVWEWTSSPWTEDHGADPESDQVAHACCGGGPPAVSETDRRVMKGGSHLCAPTYCHRYRPPARQGHDVRSSTSHLGFRCAVDR, from the coding sequence ATGCCGACGTCCCCTGCCCTGCTGACCCCCCGGCGGCTCGGTGAGCTGCGCGAGGTGCCCGGCGGCGAGTTCGTGATGGGCTCGGACGAGCACTACCCCGAGGAGCGGCCGGCCCACGTCGTCGCCGTCCCGGCGTTCGCGCTGGAGACCCACCCGGTGACCAACGCCGAGTTCCGCCGGTTCGTGACCGCGACCGGGCACCTCACCGTCGCCGAGACCCCGCTGGCGCCCGCCGACTTCCCCGACCTCGAGCCCGACCAGCTGGTGCCGGGCTCCCTCGTCTTCACCCCACCCCCCGGCCCGGTGCCGCTGGACGACTGGCAGCGGTGGTGGCGGTGGGTGCCCGGCGCGGACTGGCGGCACCCGGGTGGTCCGGGCAGCACGCTGGACGGTCTGGAGCGGCACCCCGTCGTGCACGTCGGGTGGGAGGACGCCCTCGCCTACGCGGCCTGGGCGGGCCGGCGGCTGCCCACCGAGGCCGAGTGGGAGCGCGCCGCCCGCGGCGGGGCGCCGCCCACGGTCTACGCCTGGGGGGTCGAGGCCCGGCCGCGCGGCCGGGCCATGGCCAACACCTGGGAGGGGCGCTTCCCCTGGGAGAACACCTCGCCCGCCGGCCGGACCCGCACCTCCCCGGTCGGGGTGTACCCGGCCAACGGCTACGGCCTGGTCGACATGATCGGCAACGTCTGGGAGTGGACGAGCTCACCGTGGACCGAGGACCACGGCGCGGACCCGGAGTCCGACCAGGTCGCGCACGCCTGCTGCGGCGGCGGTCCCCCGGCGGTCAGCGAGACCGACCGGCGGGTGATGAAGGGCGGCTCGCACCTGTGCGCGCCCACCTACTGCCACCGGTACCGCCCGCCGGCGCGGCAGGGGCACGACGTGCGCAGCAGCACCAGCCACCTCGGGTTCCGCTGCGCCGTCGACCGCTGA
- a CDS encoding lipopolysaccharide assembly protein LapA domain-containing protein, with the protein MSQQSSTPASAGVPGAAADRARLSGGLIATLSGAGLLLVFMLQNTEPVTLTLFFWEFSWPLWLFTLVVASLGAVVWIGLGILRRHRRRVARRDARSG; encoded by the coding sequence ATGTCCCAGCAGAGCTCCACCCCGGCGAGCGCCGGTGTGCCCGGTGCCGCCGCTGACCGAGCGCGGCTCAGCGGCGGGCTGATCGCCACGCTGAGCGGCGCGGGGCTGCTGCTGGTGTTCATGCTGCAGAACACCGAGCCGGTCACCCTCACCCTCTTCTTCTGGGAGTTCAGCTGGCCGCTGTGGCTGTTCACCCTGGTGGTGGCCTCGCTGGGGGCCGTGGTGTGGATCGGGCTCGGCATCCTGCGCCGGCACCGCCGGCGGGTCGCGCGACGCGACGCCCGCTCCGGCTGA
- a CDS encoding HdeD family acid-resistance protein → MAAEVSSSWSGAPPARHSGAVRAGVAVLGAAVLVIGLVLVFDVVAAVRTLGWLVGLGLVLNGCLELAVGWTSGQRGRAAVLGGVLVAGGLLAAFWPGVTVWALAVLTGISLLLHGIGRLAVAVADRAEVRGWGWMALAGVFDIAIGLLALAWPEATVRVLCLLLGVQVVVLGVVLVVWALLAPRRRPAEAGQL, encoded by the coding sequence ATGGCTGCTGAGGTGTCCAGCTCGTGGTCCGGTGCGCCGCCCGCGCGGCACTCCGGCGCGGTCCGGGCCGGCGTCGCCGTGCTGGGTGCGGCCGTGCTCGTCATCGGTCTGGTGCTGGTGTTCGACGTGGTCGCGGCCGTCCGGACGCTGGGGTGGCTCGTGGGCCTGGGCCTGGTGCTCAACGGGTGCCTGGAGCTGGCGGTGGGCTGGACCTCGGGGCAGCGGGGGCGGGCTGCGGTGCTGGGCGGCGTGCTGGTGGCCGGGGGTCTGCTGGCGGCGTTCTGGCCCGGGGTGACGGTGTGGGCGCTGGCGGTGCTGACCGGCATCAGCCTGCTGCTGCACGGGATCGGGCGGCTGGCGGTGGCCGTCGCCGACCGCGCGGAGGTCCGCGGCTGGGGGTGGATGGCGCTGGCGGGGGTGTTCGACATCGCGATCGGCCTCCTGGCGCTGGCCTGGCCGGAGGCCACCGTCCGGGTGCTGTGCCTGCTGCTGGGCGTCCAGGTCGTGGTGCTCGGCGTCGTGCTGGTGGTGTGGGCGTTGCTGGCCCCCCGCCGGCGGCCAGCGGAGGCCGGGCAGCTCTGA
- a CDS encoding AI-2E family transporter, with amino-acid sequence MTTPGADGHGAADVPVSTGAVVPPVPGRRPVLPRALVMLLGAASAVIVLGGLRATAWLIGPAFLALVLVVALHPVQGWLRRHGWPGWLTTLVLVLLVVGVLAVLALVVVVSLAQLAALLPQYAGRAEELLQDLAGSLEGLGVPPAQLQDAADDLDPARLVVLIGSLLAGLSSAVSSVVFLGCLLLFLSLEAGGIDRRLAAVADDRPGLVTALLSFARSTRSYLVVSTVFGLVVGLLDAVVLAVVGVPLPLLWGVLAFLTNYVPNVGFVIGLVPPALLALLALGVPEMLVVIAAYCVLNFVIQSLIQPRFVGDSVGLAMTTTFIALVFWAWLLGPLGALLAIPLTLLAKALLVDVDPTAHWATALAGSLAPEQRAPRRGRRARAARGAAPATPPTTVVVPRS; translated from the coding sequence ATGACGACACCCGGGGCCGACGGCCACGGGGCCGCGGACGTGCCGGTGAGCACCGGCGCGGTGGTCCCGCCGGTGCCGGGTCGCCGTCCGGTGCTGCCGAGGGCGCTGGTGATGCTGCTCGGCGCGGCGTCGGCCGTCATCGTGCTGGGCGGGCTCCGGGCGACCGCGTGGCTGATCGGGCCGGCCTTCCTCGCGCTCGTGCTCGTGGTCGCGCTGCACCCCGTGCAGGGCTGGTTGCGCCGGCACGGCTGGCCGGGCTGGCTGACCACCCTCGTGCTCGTCCTGCTGGTGGTCGGGGTCCTGGCGGTCCTCGCCCTGGTGGTCGTGGTCTCGCTGGCGCAGCTCGCGGCGCTGCTGCCGCAGTACGCCGGCCGGGCCGAGGAGCTGCTCCAGGACCTCGCCGGCAGCCTGGAGGGGCTCGGCGTGCCCCCGGCCCAGCTGCAGGACGCCGCGGACGACCTCGACCCCGCGCGCCTGGTCGTCCTGATCGGGTCCCTGCTCGCCGGTCTGTCCAGCGCCGTCTCCTCGGTGGTGTTCCTGGGCTGCCTGCTGCTCTTCCTCAGCCTCGAGGCCGGCGGCATCGACCGGCGGCTGGCCGCGGTCGCCGACGACCGTCCCGGGCTGGTGACGGCGTTGCTGTCCTTCGCCCGGTCGACCCGCAGCTACCTGGTGGTCAGCACGGTCTTCGGGCTGGTCGTCGGGCTGCTGGACGCCGTCGTCCTGGCGGTCGTCGGGGTCCCCCTGCCGCTGCTGTGGGGCGTGCTCGCCTTCCTCACCAACTACGTGCCCAACGTGGGGTTCGTCATCGGGCTCGTGCCCCCGGCCCTGCTGGCCCTGCTCGCGCTGGGCGTGCCGGAGATGCTGGTCGTCATCGCCGCCTACTGCGTGCTCAACTTCGTCATCCAGTCGCTGATCCAGCCGCGCTTCGTCGGCGACTCCGTGGGGCTGGCGATGACGACGACCTTCATCGCGCTGGTCTTCTGGGCGTGGCTGCTGGGCCCGCTGGGCGCCCTGCTCGCGATCCCGTTGACGCTGCTGGCCAAGGCGCTGCTGGTCGACGTCGACCCGACCGCGCACTGGGCGACGGCGCTCGCCGGCAGCCTGGCGCCGGAGCAGCGGGCCCCCCGGCGCGGCCGCCGCGCCCGTGCCGCCCGGGGCGCGGCACCGGCCACCCCGCCCACAACCGTGGTCGTGCCCCGCTCCTGA
- a CDS encoding alkaline phosphatase, translating to MTVVVAAVVAGGITGSMGTAAAGNGNGGRITNVIYLLGDGMGRTHVTAAAERYYGAEGQLAMEQLPVVGQVATYSVERLSGQPGAPDFAPNYVTDSASAATAWASGVKTYNAALGVDAKGVVVPTVMELAHQAGYRTGNVSTAEITDATPAGQMSHALARGCQGPTYSDAACQDLAITGAALPLGDVRVTPIADQIARNGTADVILGGGLSRFDAADEKALRDQGYTVLGSPASKTVATEADLAAATGQKVFALFNNGNLTIEKAKRENPASAQAKEPSLAEMTAKSIELLKSGGSRGNGFYLQVEGALIDKRSHANDAAQTLEETKAFDDAVKVAMDFAEQDGHTLVIVTADHECAGFNIIEKGTSTNAEATAPPVNVDSGNTANNSVPTRPTAGTKDPTRSTGPVNGSGQGDPENFAPATFRTPDDPAGVVDGSPEASLWLTYLSGNHTGADVPLFAYGAGSEQLAGSIDNTDLFDVVSGALRVGR from the coding sequence GTGACGGTGGTGGTCGCGGCAGTGGTCGCCGGGGGGATCACCGGCAGCATGGGCACCGCCGCGGCCGGCAACGGCAACGGTGGCCGGATCACCAACGTCATCTACCTCCTCGGCGACGGCATGGGCCGCACGCACGTCACGGCCGCGGCCGAGCGTTACTACGGCGCCGAGGGCCAGCTGGCGATGGAGCAGCTGCCGGTGGTGGGCCAGGTGGCGACCTACTCCGTGGAGCGGCTGTCGGGGCAGCCGGGCGCGCCGGACTTCGCCCCCAACTACGTGACGGACTCGGCCTCGGCCGCGACCGCGTGGGCGTCCGGGGTCAAGACCTACAACGCGGCACTGGGCGTGGACGCCAAGGGCGTCGTCGTCCCCACGGTCATGGAACTGGCCCACCAGGCCGGCTACCGCACCGGCAACGTCTCCACCGCCGAGATCACCGACGCGACGCCCGCCGGGCAGATGAGCCACGCGCTGGCCCGCGGCTGCCAGGGCCCGACCTACAGCGACGCGGCCTGCCAGGACCTCGCGATCACCGGCGCCGCGCTGCCCCTCGGCGACGTCCGGGTCACGCCGATCGCCGACCAGATCGCCCGCAACGGCACGGCCGACGTGATCCTGGGCGGCGGGCTGTCCCGGTTCGACGCCGCCGACGAGAAGGCGCTGCGCGACCAGGGCTACACCGTGCTGGGCTCGCCGGCCAGCAAGACCGTGGCCACCGAGGCCGACCTGGCCGCGGCCACCGGGCAGAAGGTCTTCGCGCTGTTCAACAACGGCAACCTGACGATCGAGAAGGCCAAGCGGGAGAACCCGGCGTCGGCGCAGGCCAAGGAGCCGTCGCTGGCGGAGATGACCGCGAAGTCCATCGAGCTGCTGAAGTCCGGCGGCTCGCGGGGCAACGGCTTCTACCTGCAGGTGGAGGGCGCGCTCATCGACAAGCGCTCGCACGCGAACGACGCGGCGCAGACGCTGGAGGAGACCAAGGCCTTCGACGACGCGGTCAAGGTGGCGATGGACTTCGCTGAGCAGGACGGGCACACCCTGGTGATCGTCACCGCCGACCACGAGTGCGCCGGCTTCAACATCATCGAGAAGGGCACGTCCACCAACGCCGAGGCGACCGCCCCGCCGGTGAACGTCGACTCGGGCAACACGGCCAACAACTCGGTGCCGACCCGTCCCACCGCCGGGACCAAGGACCCGACGCGGTCCACCGGCCCGGTCAACGGGTCCGGTCAGGGTGACCCGGAGAACTTCGCCCCGGCGACGTTCCGCACCCCCGACGACCCGGCGGGCGTCGTCGACGGCTCGCCGGAGGCCAGCCTGTGGCTGACCTACCTGTCGGGCAACCACACCGGCGCCGACGTCCCGCTCTTCGCCTACGGGGCGGGGTCGGAGCAGCTGGCGGGCAGCATCGACAACACCGACCTGTTCGACGTCGTCAGCGGCGCCCTGCGCGTCGGGCGCTGA
- a CDS encoding 5-formyltetrahydrofolate cyclo-ligase, producing MAAPGAPVPAKAALRRRLLARRRALGPEESRAAADAVAGALVRALAGVRTLAAFVPDPTEPGHGRLPGALATLGARVLLPVVPPAGRELDWAVDTGRLAPGRFGLLEPVGPRLGAGALGDADIVVVPALAVDRAGMRLGRGGGYYDTSLAHARPDAVVVALLFDGERVDELPAEPHDRPVTAVVTPSGGWQDLPRRS from the coding sequence GTGGCCGCTCCGGGTGCACCCGTCCCCGCCAAGGCCGCCCTCCGCCGGCGGCTGCTGGCCCGCCGGCGCGCGCTGGGGCCCGAGGAGAGCCGCGCGGCCGCGGACGCGGTGGCCGGTGCCCTGGTGCGGGCGCTGGCGGGGGTGCGCACGCTGGCCGCGTTCGTCCCGGACCCCACCGAGCCGGGGCACGGCCGGCTCCCCGGCGCGCTCGCCACGCTCGGCGCCCGGGTGCTGCTGCCGGTCGTCCCGCCGGCGGGCCGTGAGCTGGACTGGGCGGTGGACACCGGCCGGCTGGCGCCCGGCCGCTTCGGGCTGCTCGAGCCGGTCGGCCCGCGTCTGGGCGCCGGGGCGCTGGGCGACGCCGACATCGTGGTGGTCCCCGCGCTCGCGGTGGACCGCGCGGGGATGCGGCTGGGCCGCGGCGGCGGCTACTACGACACCTCGCTGGCGCACGCCCGGCCCGACGCCGTCGTCGTCGCGCTGCTGTTCGACGGCGAGCGCGTCGACGAGCTGCCCGCCGAGCCGCACGACCGGCCGGTGACCGCGGTCGTGACGCCGTCCGGGGGGTGGCAGGACCTGCCGCGCCGGAGCTGA